The following coding sequences are from one Desulfosporosinus orientis DSM 765 window:
- the pilM gene encoding type IV pilus biogenesis protein PilM, which translates to MFSKKLSLAVIQGQSWTFAQVKKNKFKLKVTKLSQYSAEGDYTDIIESKVIENNSYEDSELTMVSEPSELESITQLKAWLKENKVPTKKLKLAFSCPGTITRMITLPKMPAKDLDKLLTEQVSQYFTFNVADYLVDYRIVDVFEEEGQKRQRILLAALPILQWKTFCSSLEKMGLKPAVIDLTADSLARLYGKLLDQEKPIKKRDDPSDKISDIAIVDLGTKRVEFILLEKGLFFLYSDQEAELVGLNPAQNSVQNEHSSNSSGSLEDLLNPVLRTLGEFLTFFAARHFGKSIDYIFLTGELADLPMVKELFETSLGVETRQGFPGEWRPEFVRQAKEKHINWMKYGSLYGLALRED; encoded by the coding sequence ATGTTTAGCAAGAAGCTTTCTTTAGCAGTCATTCAGGGACAAAGTTGGACGTTTGCTCAAGTTAAAAAGAATAAATTTAAATTAAAAGTTACAAAGCTTTCTCAGTATTCTGCAGAGGGGGATTATACAGATATAATTGAGTCTAAGGTTATAGAGAATAATTCATATGAGGATTCAGAGTTAACCATGGTTTCAGAACCCAGTGAACTTGAGTCAATTACTCAACTTAAAGCTTGGCTTAAAGAAAATAAAGTGCCGACAAAAAAATTAAAACTTGCATTTTCTTGTCCAGGGACGATTACGAGAATGATTACTTTACCCAAAATGCCAGCTAAAGATCTAGATAAGCTGCTAACTGAACAGGTTTCCCAATACTTTACTTTTAATGTTGCTGATTACCTAGTTGACTATAGAATTGTCGATGTTTTTGAAGAAGAAGGACAAAAGAGGCAGAGAATACTTTTAGCGGCTTTGCCAATACTTCAATGGAAAACGTTTTGTTCAAGCTTAGAAAAAATGGGTTTGAAGCCGGCTGTGATTGATCTCACCGCTGATAGTCTTGCTCGACTTTATGGAAAACTTCTTGATCAGGAAAAACCGATCAAGAAGAGGGACGATCCCAGTGATAAAATTTCAGATATTGCAATTGTAGATTTAGGGACAAAGCGTGTCGAATTTATTCTTTTAGAGAAAGGCCTATTCTTCCTTTATTCGGATCAAGAAGCAGAATTAGTGGGTCTGAATCCTGCGCAAAATTCTGTTCAGAATGAGCATTCAAGCAATTCAAGTGGAAGTTTAGAAGATCTACTCAATCCTGTATTGCGAACGCTGGGTGAGTTTTTAACATTCTTTGCTGCTAGGCATTTTGGGAAATCCATTGATTACATTTTTTTAACCGGAGAACTTGCTGACTTGCCGATGGTTAAAGAATTATTTGAAACTAGTTTAGGGGTTGAGACGCGACAGGGTTTTCCGGGAGAATGGAGACCGGAATTTGTTCGTCAAGCAAAAGAAAAACATATAAATTGGATGAAATATGGCAGTCTTTATGGTTTAGCTTTGCGGGAGGATTAG
- a CDS encoding PilN domain-containing protein: protein MRRKHNFNFALAWKAQLRKESSNGRFYFRTEEIIIFISVLLGLIVIASSPWIWNYKLNLDLTKTNNLILSFKNIDEKVQKLNTLTKQVQNLKSVSELSERSTHDPGPVLEKIRLLLPIGTKIKSFSLQADNSLLLVVSIPTPVDVARLWTSLQNSNLFQNVDIQTISLLDQSQDFNLSLKIK from the coding sequence ATGCGGCGAAAACATAATTTTAATTTTGCACTTGCCTGGAAAGCTCAGCTTAGAAAAGAGTCTTCAAATGGCAGGTTTTACTTTCGGACAGAAGAAATAATTATATTTATTAGTGTTCTTCTTGGTCTAATAGTAATTGCTTCTTCACCTTGGATATGGAATTACAAATTAAATTTGGATCTGACAAAAACAAATAATTTAATTCTAAGCTTTAAGAATATTGATGAAAAAGTCCAAAAACTGAATACATTAACAAAACAGGTTCAAAATTTGAAATCAGTTAGTGAACTGTCCGAAAGAAGCACACATGATCCAGGTCCGGTATTAGAGAAGATTCGTTTATTATTGCCGATAGGAACTAAAATTAAATCGTTTTCTCTGCAAGCCGATAATTCTCTTTTGCTTGTAGTAAGTATTCCAACACCAGTCGATGTGGCACGCCTTTGGACAAGTCTACAAAATTCCAATCTCTTTCAAAATGTTGACATCCAAACCATTTCGTTGCTTGATCAATCTCAGGACTTTAATCTATCTTTGAAAATAAAGTGA
- the sigK gene encoding RNA polymerase sporulation sigma factor SigK has protein sequence MFAELFFVSIALSVIKGVTLLVSYINNNAFPQPLNEQEEARYLKILSESKTEPFTLTSEVENARNTLVEHNLRLVAHLVKKFDGTGEDGDDLISIGTIGLIKGINTFDPNKGTKLATYAARCIENEILMHLRSLKKSRGEVSIYDPIGTDKEGNEISLIDVLGSNEEDISLKVENESEQKALLELVKKLTKREKLVLQLRYGLMNSPKRTQREIAKALDISRSYVSRIEKKAIQKLMDEMAKIDPNR, from the coding sequence ATGTTCGCGGAACTCTTTTTTGTCAGTATTGCACTCTCAGTGATTAAGGGAGTTACTTTATTAGTCTCATATATCAACAATAATGCCTTTCCCCAGCCTTTGAATGAGCAGGAGGAAGCGCGTTATTTGAAAATCTTGAGTGAGAGCAAAACTGAACCATTTACCCTCACCAGTGAGGTTGAGAACGCGCGTAACACATTGGTCGAGCATAATTTGCGGTTAGTGGCACACTTGGTTAAAAAATTTGACGGGACGGGGGAAGATGGGGATGATTTAATATCTATTGGAACAATCGGTTTAATTAAGGGAATTAACACGTTTGATCCAAATAAAGGGACTAAGCTTGCGACCTATGCTGCTCGATGCATCGAAAATGAAATTTTAATGCACTTGCGGTCCCTGAAAAAATCCCGGGGTGAAGTCTCTATATACGATCCCATCGGCACAGATAAAGAGGGCAACGAAATCTCACTTATTGATGTTTTGGGCTCCAACGAGGAAGATATTTCTTTAAAAGTTGAAAATGAATCCGAACAAAAGGCTTTACTCGAACTAGTCAAAAAGTTGACTAAGAGAGAAAAATTAGTTTTGCAGCTGCGTTATGGTTTAATGAACAGTCCTAAACGAACTCAGCGAGAAATTGCCAAAGCTTTAGATATTTCTAGATCTTATGTATCCCGCATTGAGAAAAAAGCGATTCAGAAACTCATGGATGAGATGGCAAAGATTGATCCAAATAGGTAA
- a CDS encoding YqeG family HAD IIIA-type phosphatase: protein MLEYFRPTRQASSLDSISVQQLVRDGIRGLIIDLDNTMTPWNDMEVGPKVEVWFKKVKSAGIRACVVSNNSKRQRVAVVADRLGIPFVFGATKPRRRAFQAGMRILETGQQDTAVIGDQLFTDILGGNRLGLYTILVTPINDHEFIGTRIMRRIEKVLVWLMKHFASAKPYSPKIH, encoded by the coding sequence ATGTTAGAGTATTTTCGACCGACACGTCAAGCTAGTTCCCTCGATTCAATTTCTGTTCAACAACTGGTTCGGGATGGGATTCGCGGGCTCATTATTGACTTAGATAATACAATGACACCTTGGAATGATATGGAGGTCGGCCCTAAAGTTGAGGTTTGGTTTAAGAAAGTAAAATCAGCAGGAATTCGCGCGTGTGTAGTATCTAATAACAGCAAGCGTCAGAGAGTAGCCGTTGTTGCCGACCGCTTAGGAATTCCCTTCGTTTTTGGGGCGACAAAACCAAGGCGAAGAGCATTTCAGGCTGGTATGAGGATACTGGAAACAGGACAGCAAGATACAGCGGTTATCGGGGATCAGTTATTTACGGATATATTAGGTGGAAATCGTCTTGGTTTATATACAATTTTGGTCACACCCATTAATGACCATGAGTTTATCGGAACACGGATTATGCGTCGGATTGAAAAGGTGCTTGTTTGGCTGATGAAGCATTTTGCTTCGGCGAAACCCTATAGCCCGAAAATTCATTAA
- the aroE gene encoding shikimate dehydrogenase → MEKHFAVIGDPIEHSLSPWMHNAGYKTLEIDAEYQRFRVETNHLAESIKGLCALGFSGWNVTIPHKESIIPYLDHLTPQAKRAQAVNTVKYHQGQLIGHNTDGDGFIRSVEVDLREFEGKKAVLLGAGGACKGIALALAEQGMELTILNRTPEKAEKLVELILKEGGKASSGRFAPGGWLETVDLLVQTTSVGLHREPFPFSLEGISKQALVVDIIFNPMETLFLKEAKKLGCRTQNGLGMLLYQGALAWEFWLGRQAPVEEMGKALKNRLLERMFYKEK, encoded by the coding sequence GTGGAAAAGCACTTTGCAGTTATTGGTGATCCAATTGAACATTCTCTCTCTCCTTGGATGCATAATGCGGGGTATAAGACCCTCGAGATTGATGCTGAGTATCAACGTTTCCGGGTTGAAACCAACCATTTGGCAGAGAGTATAAAGGGGCTTTGTGCTCTGGGGTTTTCAGGGTGGAATGTTACGATTCCTCATAAGGAGTCGATTATTCCTTACCTTGACCATCTTACACCCCAGGCGAAACGCGCACAGGCAGTTAATACGGTGAAATATCATCAGGGGCAATTAATTGGCCATAATACAGATGGGGATGGATTTATTCGTTCCGTAGAAGTTGACCTTAGGGAATTTGAAGGGAAGAAAGCAGTTCTCTTAGGAGCCGGCGGAGCCTGTAAAGGGATTGCTCTGGCTTTAGCCGAGCAGGGGATGGAATTAACGATTCTTAATCGAACGCCGGAAAAGGCGGAAAAATTAGTTGAACTTATTCTTAAAGAAGGAGGCAAAGCTTCTTCTGGGAGGTTTGCTCCGGGAGGATGGCTTGAGACCGTCGACCTCTTAGTTCAGACAACATCTGTGGGCCTGCATCGAGAACCTTTTCCCTTTTCTTTAGAAGGAATTTCTAAGCAGGCGCTGGTTGTAGATATTATCTTTAACCCTATGGAGACTCTTTTTTTGAAAGAAGCCAAGAAACTAGGATGCCGAACCCAAAATGGTTTAGGCATGCTTTTATATCAAGGGGCTCTGGCTTGGGAGTTTTGGCTTGGAAGGCAGGCGCCTGTGGAAGAAATGGGAAAGGCATTAAAGAATCGACTCTTAGAGCGGATGTTTTATAAAGAAAAATAA
- a CDS encoding prepilin-type N-terminal cleavage/methylation domain-containing protein, with the protein MSNVRGEDCGFTLLEMLLVLILLAGAGFYLLIKLPVNFERQRLAFESTQLLEEIRDARQAAMAENNWYAVKFYYQTGNHHYQIFQQGKMIKNIYLQDGVEFLGSPGDLTFNALGRSVGTTITLTNSAGERKSVIVAPVGMRIREK; encoded by the coding sequence ATGAGTAATGTTAGAGGGGAAGACTGCGGATTCACACTCCTGGAAATGTTGCTTGTTTTAATTCTATTAGCAGGGGCAGGTTTTTATCTTCTGATTAAACTTCCTGTTAACTTTGAAAGACAACGCCTTGCTTTTGAGTCTACACAATTATTGGAAGAGATTCGAGATGCCCGACAAGCGGCCATGGCAGAAAATAATTGGTACGCAGTTAAGTTTTACTATCAAACTGGGAATCACCATTATCAAATCTTTCAACAAGGCAAAATGATAAAAAATATTTATTTGCAGGATGGGGTTGAATTCTTGGGCAGCCCTGGGGATTTAACTTTTAACGCTTTAGGACGAAGTGTGGGTACCACCATTACTTTGACTAATTCCGCTGGCGAGCGAAAAAGCGTGATAGTTGCACCGGTAGGCATGAGAATTCGGGAAAAGTAG
- the aroC gene encoding chorismate synthase — protein MRFLTAGESHGQKLVGIIEGIPAGISISKDEIDKALRKRQQGPGRGGRMAIEKDEIMLVSGVRGGLSTGAPIALEILNKDWENWEKYMTWRENADLESRKVIMPRPGHADLSGSLKYRTEVRNILERASARETAMRVAIGSIARQILSFLGVTIKGHVLAVGGVHAQRRDDHDFWQQVEQSEWSVGDPLAEKEMYKLVDLAKKQGESLGGLLEVQVHHVPAGLGSHVQWDRKLDGKLAQAVLSVQAMKGVSFGLGFEAGERMGSKVHDPIRYTAGQGYSRVSNNAGGIEGGMSNGEPIILQAVMKPIPTLYQPLDTVHLETKEVVKASVERSDVCAVPAALVVLEHVVAWVIAVAVLEKFPADNAVDLQAAWQSYGDYLTLNQ, from the coding sequence GTGCGGTTTTTAACGGCCGGCGAATCACACGGACAAAAATTAGTAGGAATCATTGAAGGTATTCCGGCAGGAATTAGTATTTCAAAAGATGAAATTGATAAAGCTTTACGAAAACGTCAGCAAGGTCCCGGACGGGGCGGTAGGATGGCTATTGAAAAAGATGAGATTATGCTTGTTTCCGGTGTCCGGGGGGGCTTAAGCACCGGGGCCCCTATTGCTTTGGAAATTCTCAATAAGGACTGGGAAAATTGGGAGAAGTACATGACTTGGAGAGAGAATGCTGATCTGGAAAGCAGGAAAGTAATCATGCCCCGTCCTGGGCATGCAGATTTGTCGGGGTCTCTAAAATACCGTACAGAGGTCCGGAATATCCTGGAAAGAGCAAGTGCTCGGGAAACGGCCATGAGGGTTGCGATTGGGAGTATTGCTCGCCAAATCTTGTCCTTCTTAGGGGTAACCATCAAAGGTCATGTTCTTGCTGTCGGCGGTGTCCACGCTCAACGAAGGGATGATCATGATTTTTGGCAGCAAGTGGAGCAATCTGAGTGGTCGGTAGGAGACCCACTTGCTGAGAAAGAGATGTACAAGCTGGTGGATCTTGCCAAGAAGCAAGGAGAATCCTTAGGAGGGCTTCTGGAAGTACAAGTTCATCATGTCCCGGCAGGTTTAGGGTCTCATGTCCAGTGGGACCGAAAATTAGACGGAAAATTAGCTCAAGCGGTTCTCTCTGTACAGGCCATGAAAGGAGTATCCTTTGGCTTAGGCTTTGAAGCAGGAGAACGGATGGGTTCAAAAGTTCACGATCCGATTCGCTATACAGCAGGACAAGGCTACAGCAGAGTTTCCAATAATGCCGGAGGAATTGAGGGTGGAATGAGCAATGGGGAACCTATTATCCTGCAAGCGGTAATGAAGCCGATTCCAACCCTTTATCAGCCCTTGGATACCGTTCATTTAGAAACGAAAGAGGTTGTCAAGGCCAGTGTGGAACGGTCAGATGTTTGCGCAGTACCGGCAGCTTTGGTTGTTTTGGAGCATGTTGTGGCTTGGGTTATTGCTGTAGCAGTGCTGGAAAAGTTTCCGGCTGACAATGCGGTTGATTTACAAGCCGCTTGGCAGAGTTATGGAGATTATTTAACACTAAATCAATGA
- a CDS encoding shikimate kinase translates to MRNIVLIGFMGTGKSTVGKRLAQSLAWDFVDTDYEIGAVTDLSVSEIFRRYGETRFRSEESIVVDRISRQERLVIATGGGTALNPANWSALAENGVIIALHATLDAILARIGHKNDRPLLKGPKEAIEKLWIERQKCYAQADYIVDTSQKTVDEVVREILALLERMAKNEFSDVAKD, encoded by the coding sequence ATGCGAAATATTGTTCTCATTGGATTTATGGGAACTGGTAAAAGTACGGTTGGCAAGCGCTTAGCTCAGTCACTGGCTTGGGATTTTGTTGATACGGATTATGAAATCGGAGCAGTCACGGACTTAAGTGTCAGTGAAATTTTTCGCCGCTATGGGGAGACCCGTTTTCGTTCAGAAGAAAGCATCGTTGTGGACAGGATCAGCCGGCAGGAACGTCTGGTGATAGCAACCGGCGGAGGGACTGCATTAAACCCGGCCAATTGGAGCGCTTTGGCTGAAAATGGAGTTATTATTGCTCTCCATGCCACCTTAGACGCAATTCTTGCCCGGATTGGACATAAAAATGATCGTCCGTTGCTTAAGGGACCTAAAGAGGCTATTGAAAAGTTATGGATTGAGCGGCAGAAGTGTTATGCTCAGGCGGATTATATTGTGGATACTTCTCAAAAGACCGTGGATGAAGTGGTAAGAGAAATTCTTGCCCTGTTAGAGAGGATGGCGAAAAATGAGTTTAGTGACGTGGCAAAAGATTGA
- the aroB gene encoding 3-dehydroquinate synthase gives MSLVTWQKIDVAAKDPYPVFLGASLEELGEYLHRHYRDIEHILVVSNPVIADIYWERLKQGLMNYRLNLLIVPAGENEKSLDRLSQLTTEALRCGADRKTLVIALGGGVIGDLTGFFASIFMRGVRFIQVPTTLLAQVDSSIGGKVAVNHPAGKNILGAFYPPLAVWTDFSTLETLEWDEVENGLAESIKHAIISDLALFEFFENEQQRIKQRDKTIWREMVTRSSAVKVKIVSEDEHEQGIRGLLNLGHSFGHALETQMNYSGITHGQGVSIGIVAAAHLAHAKGLMSRAEVERARRLLEVFGLPTTIKEQNPQTLLQHMQADKKNQGGRKILILPKGIGQAIVSRECTDQEILSAWQQVIA, from the coding sequence ATGAGTTTAGTGACGTGGCAAAAGATTGATGTAGCGGCAAAGGACCCTTACCCGGTTTTCTTAGGGGCCTCTCTCGAAGAGTTGGGAGAATACTTGCATCGCCATTATCGGGATATAGAACACATCTTGGTTGTTTCAAATCCCGTGATAGCAGACATCTATTGGGAGCGCCTGAAGCAAGGACTTATGAATTACCGTCTGAATCTATTAATAGTTCCTGCGGGAGAAAACGAAAAATCCCTTGATCGTTTAAGTCAGCTTACCACAGAAGCTCTCCGTTGCGGCGCCGACCGAAAAACCCTGGTCATAGCTCTTGGTGGCGGAGTAATCGGAGATTTGACGGGATTTTTCGCCAGTATCTTCATGCGAGGAGTACGCTTCATTCAGGTTCCAACCACATTGTTGGCTCAGGTGGATAGTAGTATTGGCGGAAAAGTGGCGGTCAATCACCCGGCAGGTAAAAATATTCTCGGTGCCTTTTACCCGCCTCTCGCAGTTTGGACAGACTTTTCGACCTTGGAAACGTTAGAGTGGGACGAGGTGGAAAATGGTTTAGCCGAAAGCATTAAACACGCTATAATTTCTGACTTGGCCTTATTTGAGTTTTTTGAGAATGAACAACAGCGTATTAAACAACGGGATAAAACCATTTGGAGAGAAATGGTGACCAGGTCTTCAGCAGTTAAAGTGAAGATTGTTTCAGAAGACGAACATGAGCAAGGTATTCGAGGTTTGTTAAATCTTGGTCATAGCTTCGGACATGCCTTAGAAACACAAATGAATTACTCAGGAATTACTCATGGACAAGGGGTTAGTATCGGGATCGTTGCGGCTGCTCATTTGGCTCATGCTAAAGGGTTGATGTCCAGAGCGGAGGTTGAAAGGGCGAGAAGGCTCCTCGAAGTCTTTGGATTACCAACCACGATAAAGGAGCAAAACCCGCAGACGTTGCTGCAGCATATGCAGGCGGATAAGAAAAATCAAGGCGGCCGCAAAATTCTTATTTTGCCGAAAGGGATCGGCCAGGCCATTGTCTCAAGGGAGTGTACAGATCAGGAGATTTTATCTGCCTGGCAGCAGGTCATAGCTTAA
- a CDS encoding competence type IV pilus major pilin ComGC: protein MKKELCINDWKVVGCTLGTGNNQNHYAGFTLWEILVVLFLMGILLMSFTPHFGSASSLVRKQMDQANIRRIEGAVQLYKIDVGTFPLSVEDLVNSPDGVRGWHGPYIKEIPHSPYNTEQDYQINSSGRVTHASPGQEE, encoded by the coding sequence ATGAAAAAAGAATTATGTATTAATGATTGGAAAGTTGTGGGTTGCACATTGGGAACCGGGAATAATCAAAATCATTATGCAGGCTTCACGCTTTGGGAAATTCTGGTTGTCCTTTTCTTAATGGGAATTCTCTTAATGTCTTTTACCCCACATTTTGGTTCGGCAAGCAGCTTGGTAAGGAAGCAGATGGATCAGGCAAACATCCGGAGAATTGAAGGAGCAGTTCAGCTTTATAAAATTGATGTAGGAACGTTTCCTCTCAGTGTAGAGGATTTAGTAAACTCTCCGGATGGAGTGAGGGGATGGCACGGCCCATATATAAAAGAAATTCCTCATAGTCCTTATAACACAGAACAGGACTACCAGATTAACTCTTCCGGACGAGTAACTCATGCTTCGCCTGGCCAGGAAGAATAA
- a CDS encoding PulJ/GspJ family protein → MQLNRKAETQEQGMTLMEVLFALLISGIFLMVAMGLFTDQWRGARVLKNHLEAQYSVLTAGKTLSDAIRMSQRTTWEETGQLKVLPLPDESTPRPTQDSYFLDDLDGNGQADLYWRHAGVSQPVASHLISWECREVEPGLWKIVLQAKVDGQGAAWQTLIRQRVIGLAP, encoded by the coding sequence ATGCAGTTGAATAGGAAGGCGGAAACCCAAGAACAGGGTATGACCTTGATGGAGGTATTGTTTGCCTTGCTGATTTCGGGCATCTTTTTGATGGTAGCCATGGGTCTGTTCACTGATCAGTGGCGTGGAGCGCGGGTACTAAAAAATCATTTGGAAGCCCAGTATTCCGTGTTGACGGCAGGTAAAACGCTTTCCGATGCCATCCGTATGTCTCAACGGACAACCTGGGAAGAGACTGGTCAATTAAAGGTTCTGCCATTGCCTGATGAATCAACTCCCCGGCCAACTCAGGATTCCTATTTCTTGGATGATTTAGATGGTAATGGTCAGGCGGATCTTTATTGGCGGCATGCAGGAGTTTCTCAGCCCGTGGCAAGTCATCTCATCAGTTGGGAGTGCAGGGAGGTTGAACCGGGATTGTGGAAAATTGTCTTACAAGCGAAGGTCGATGGTCAAGGAGCTGCTTGGCAAACCTTGATTCGCCAGCGGGTAATTGGGCTGGCTCCTTAA
- a CDS encoding GspE/PulE family protein has product MNNEEEFIRFLLAKGYIPNAQVSKGLSFKGGESMADALVRTGILSQTQLAEAVRQYLEIPEIKLTRVTIDPAVACLVPEGMARRYTLIPYERYFGVLKVAMYDPTHERALRDVRMFTGFEIEPVFAEKEEIEAAIRQYLTVEQSVAQLAHLENNVFKNPGVSVDATESRELDSLEDEAPTLRFVNSVLHEAIAQGVSDIHWEPRKEVFLVRYRVDGKLLKKYDLSPKAARGIVSCLKVMAQMNVAERRFPQDGRMTFSTGLRYIDLRMSSMPTVFGEKIVVRLLDPEMAQLPLKDLGMRTEVQAGVQALLKRPNGLLLVVGPTGSGKTTTLYALLRELNAEEQNIISIEEPVEYQLEGVNQVQVNLSAGLSFPVGLKHILRQDPDVIMIGEIRDQETARIAITASLTGHLVLSTLHTNTAAEALARLIDMGVEPYLLASAVSGVLSQRLVRQLCGHCKTGYTISAAEKRDLGFPASINKLYRSVGCPECLGTGYRGRVGIHEFLLYNQEIKELVLAVQNARDIELQAVVSGMLTVYEDGMMKASQGITSVEEVLRVTSGIEG; this is encoded by the coding sequence ATGAATAATGAAGAGGAGTTTATCCGGTTTTTATTGGCCAAGGGCTATATCCCTAATGCCCAGGTATCTAAAGGGTTAAGCTTTAAGGGTGGAGAATCCATGGCAGACGCCCTGGTGCGGACAGGTATCCTAAGCCAAACTCAATTGGCGGAAGCGGTACGTCAATATTTAGAGATTCCGGAAATAAAACTGACGAGAGTCACAATTGACCCTGCTGTGGCCTGTTTAGTTCCCGAAGGTATGGCTCGTCGCTATACCCTTATTCCCTATGAACGTTATTTCGGAGTATTAAAGGTAGCAATGTATGACCCAACCCACGAACGGGCTTTAAGAGATGTTAGAATGTTTACGGGGTTTGAGATTGAACCGGTGTTTGCCGAGAAGGAGGAAATCGAGGCTGCCATCCGACAATATTTAACGGTAGAGCAATCCGTAGCTCAGCTTGCTCATTTAGAGAATAATGTTTTTAAAAATCCGGGCGTTTCAGTGGATGCAACGGAATCAAGAGAACTTGATTCTTTAGAAGATGAAGCCCCCACCTTAAGATTCGTTAATTCCGTATTGCATGAGGCCATTGCTCAGGGTGTCAGCGACATCCATTGGGAACCTCGCAAAGAGGTTTTTTTAGTTCGTTATCGCGTAGACGGTAAACTCCTTAAAAAATATGATCTATCACCAAAGGCTGCACGAGGTATTGTTTCATGTTTAAAAGTAATGGCCCAGATGAATGTTGCTGAACGCCGGTTTCCTCAAGATGGGCGTATGACATTTTCAACAGGGCTTCGTTATATCGACTTAAGAATGTCTTCTATGCCTACCGTATTCGGAGAGAAAATTGTGGTACGGCTCTTAGACCCGGAGATGGCGCAGCTTCCCCTCAAGGACTTAGGCATGCGTACTGAAGTTCAAGCAGGAGTTCAAGCTCTGCTGAAACGTCCGAATGGGTTGCTGCTGGTCGTTGGGCCAACGGGAAGCGGCAAGACAACAACACTCTATGCTTTGCTTAGAGAATTAAATGCTGAAGAGCAAAACATTATATCCATCGAAGAGCCGGTAGAATATCAGTTAGAAGGGGTCAATCAGGTACAGGTAAACCTTTCTGCCGGCTTAAGCTTTCCGGTAGGTTTAAAGCATATTTTGCGTCAAGATCCGGATGTTATTATGATTGGGGAAATTCGCGATCAAGAAACAGCGAGAATCGCTATTACAGCCTCCCTTACCGGACATTTGGTTTTGTCCACTTTACATACAAACACAGCTGCAGAGGCTTTAGCTCGATTGATTGACATGGGAGTTGAACCCTACTTGTTGGCTTCCGCTGTCAGTGGGGTTCTGTCACAGCGTCTGGTACGGCAGTTATGCGGCCATTGCAAGACTGGGTATACAATTTCTGCAGCAGAAAAAAGAGATCTGGGGTTTCCTGCTTCCATTAATAAACTGTATCGGTCTGTCGGATGTCCAGAATGCCTGGGGACAGGTTATCGCGGCAGGGTGGGAATTCATGAATTCCTGCTTTATAATCAAGAAATTAAGGAACTGGTTCTGGCTGTACAAAATGCCAGGGATATCGAACTACAGGCCGTGGTATCGGGAATGCTGACGGTTTACGAAGATGGTATGATGAAAGCCAGCCAAGGAATTACGTCAGTAGAGGAAGTTTTAAGGGTTACTTCAGGAATTGAAGGATAA